The nucleotide window ACAGTCAATGTGTATGCattcagcacacacctcacttcatgtgctttTGCTTTACATACATGTCACTTTAATATTGTTAGGAAAAAGCTTACATGAACGGAAACTAGTGGAATCTGGTAACTCCACACTTAggcagtggtaaacaaaatgtattgtggACCACACATAGAACTAGGTTGCCCATCATGCTCCACAGCAAAACTAAATCAGTAAGAGCCAAAGCTTGACTGTCTATCTGCAGCACTCATTCAGACATAGCTGGGAGTGATTTACATACTGGTGGTGACCAGTCCAGTTTGGAGTCTACATTGTAAAGGGCATCCCAGGTTATAGGAAAGGGATGACATAGCCAATCATTAGTCGGGATTGTACCTTGATATGTCACTCCTACCAAATGCTGACAAGATCAATCAaccttccttctcctctccaCAGACACACACCACCATCCATGAAGTAACATACTGCTAtgttcctctccccctttcccatcAAACTCACAGAACAAAATTCACACCTGATCATGTAGGCAATAAAACCCAATAATGTCCTTTCTGATGCAGAAAACATAAATTTCAAGCCCTCATGACCCTAATACACCAACCTGCCAGAAAAGAGTAAACATCAGCAAAGTAAACCCTTTCAGAAGTGAAACCACAAAACACAGCAAAATCCCTACTTCCCTCACCCTATGGAGACACTAGCATACAGTAAATTTGGACAAAGTCCTATTTACTCATCAGCTAAAAAAGTTTAGAAAGGCGCTCACAATCTGAAATGTATTTATTCCAGGCTGAGGTCTTTAACAGAGCTATTATGCAGCCACTACTGAAAGAAGTCTCCTTCCCTTAAAAAAGTGTTAAGTCTTTACACAATTATGTAGCTTAGGTGGCCTGTTCAGGTGAATTCCCATTGGTAATGCACTTTGGGATCCAGCTGGATAAAAGGCACATTAAACAGCAAATATATCACTGTCTTTGCAATCACAACAAAAAAGATTGCAAAATGTAGCAGTCTTTTGATTCTAAAGCAATCATCTTACTTTCAGATAATGGCCTTATACTACTAAAGATCAAGCAAACATCTTTGTATCAGTTTACACAGTTAATGTATTATTCATTGTGCAGGATTAGTTGACATAAGGGAAGCTGTAAAAGCAATATACTGTAGAAGCTGGGTGGTGATGACCTACTGATTCTCTTCTCCAAACAAAATGTACTAGGTTTTAAACAAAGCAGCTAGACTTTAATTTTTGTTATGTGATAGTTCAGttacaaaaatattgtaaaatattttaacatgggTATGAAGTTTTGAAGATGCAGTTGGTACAGGAGTTTTTATGATTAATATCATAATATGTTTGCTGCTGCTACCAAAAACTTTGTTAAGCAGGTTGGTGATGGTGGGAGATTAGTCCCCGTTCCTAGCCTCAGTGAAGCTGACAAATACCAACCTCTGAGTCTTGTTATAAAGAAGAAAAAGTGTTTTCTTTCAAGAAAATCTAAATTTGCTTCAACACCTTTCACTTTAAAAGACATTCTTCAGGGAGAGAAAGAAATTTCAGCAGGTacgttttttggtttttttaagcctGAATAATTAAGTTTTTGCAATAAGTATAGACCTCATGTTATATATTTAATTATAATATGTAGTATGGTGGTGCATTAGTATAGTTAAAATATAATTATCTTAATGACTCAAGCAATTAATgagaaatggaaaataaatttAAACATAGTCAAACTTCTATTTAAAAATTGCGCAAATATGCTTATGAAATGCTGgctgaggggaagagagaaagcccctgccagctgggtcagctggggggagagaaggtcTCTGCTggttgggagggctggggggagagagcagtCCCCTGCCAGGACGGATCCTGGGGAGAGAGATGGCCCCTGCTGGCTGGAGGGGCTATGGAGAAAGTGAAGGCTCTttctggctgggggagaagagatgACCCCTGTTGGTTGGGGTGtctggagggagagaaaaggccctaGCAGATGAGACCTCCCACCTCGACCCCCTGTGCACTCCACAACTTTCACATACCctcacatctccagcccccttcctcaaCCTACCACCTAACTCATGCACCCCCtatgttatgcttaaacaaagcacgcgagatcttttataggggaaaaggcagtacgccacatttattgagaatacaacagttgcatatgcttttcagtcactctcacacacaaacaccatacactcaggctgtgtctacactgcactccttttccagaaaagggatgcagattagacactttggaatagcaaaatccgcgggggatttaaatatcccccacggtatttgcattaacatggctgccgcttttttccggcttggggataagccggagaaaagcgccagtctagacgtgattctccggaaaataaacccttttccggaggatcttttattcctactttcaagtacttttattcctacttcccctcagcttgaaagtaggaataaaagatcctccggaaaaggggtgcagtgtagacacagccacacagtcctgccagatgatgttatagttaccagtccagagtctggaccAATCTAGTGGCCAGTCAGATTGATCACAGAGAGAGAGCAGGGTCTTTTGTCAGTCATGATCCAATGTtcttctggagttggtggcaagatgaacccaaagttctatagcaaagcaccctgcttttataatcctttttctctgttgaagtctatggactTCGCTATGTCAGTCTGTGACCAGTtactgttatcttgttgatgttaaTCACTCCCAAAACATCTCCAAGAGGCTCACcctgtcctggattgttaatCAATTGTTTTTAGGGATGCCTTCACCTTTAGAGTCGTCAgtctgccaatctgatcaattCTTGGCCATGGGTATGCAATGATGGTTTCTCTGACACCGATatgtctcttcacagtctgtcttttacagttaGTCTTCACCCcgcattctcccccttctctcttgccCATCTGGCTTTAACGATGACCTTCACACCAtatctcattcatacaaacagTCTTTCACAGAGATACAAACAGCAAAGTTTTATATTGAACAAAAGCAGACAGCATTGTAAATTGCCTTACTAAATTTTGTAATTAAAACAATTCACACTGAAGGCTCCGGCCTTCAACCCTCCTCTAACCCTCACTGACatagacacaatatgagatcctgtctctttacttactaaactttatatatatatgataatatgttaccttacattgctacgttattaatcctaaaatacaaatataaaaagaataaaactttcaatttcAACACccattcctcctgccctgctccccccacatcccaaggccttgtcctgactcctgcactccccacaccaccagccccccgCTCTTGAAGGACccgggcaatgccaggtaagtcttctactaATATATATGTTCTCAAGGTGCATCTCCATGAAATGTCACTGTTGAATGGAAATAGTGGCTTCAAGCCTGCAGTTGATTCATGTGACTGACCCCTTGTGCCAAGTGTCAAGTGTCTGCCCATTCAGATCTGACTGAAGAATTGGGCCACAGTGatactttatttttataaattgtGTCATGTATTTCAGCAGCATAACTGCCTCTAGCTATGTATAATTCCAATAAACATTGAAGGAGACTCTGTCATATGTAGGAGGTTCAAAATTTAAACTATTGGTCCAGATCCACAAAAACATTGTAATGCTGAATGTCACAAAACTTATAGGTGTCTAGAAAATCATGGGGATCCACCATAGCCTGAGTTAGATGCTCCTATACAATGAATATTACGAGATAGGCATTTAAGAATGCGATCCACTAGGTCAGGGGCCTGCATCCTTTTCAAACCTAAGAAccaaattacatcaaaattcagagcaagtggtcaacaaagagccatataagaatgttcatttgcatgactgaaaatatacaagttgatattattgataattgatataatgattaataatagcataaatgaaacatggtactcacagattttatttaatgggacttctgctcctgcatcttttcgcacatttctttgaagtttacatcataactggtcaaatccagcttaatgcatgcattcaggctgtcttctgtcagtcttatggccgggggctgcaggagtctgggttggggtgcTTGAGGGGTTCATGGAAGGGGGTTtgagtgtatgataggctcaggattggggtgtgtggggatacaggagtctggggatgtgggagtgcaggaatttggggatgtgggggtatgagggactcagggcagggggttcaggtgtatgatgggctcagggttgggatgtgggggggtgcaggactgTTGTGATGCTGTGGGAAGATGTGGACGGGGCCCCAATTGGGAGCttgttggccaagcttcatttttaagtaaagttaaatattatgtccaacacaaaagatttcagtgTTATCTTTAtttatgccaggggtggggaaccttttttgggtcaggggccacaaacccacagaaaaatcagtcggagaccactcaagtgaaaagaaaaaaaatcaccaccaccaccaactctccaaaaaaaacaaccctcagatatggcccccaactgaaaaacctcactcccctggtgctccagccccatggtggggggaggagcagggaggaccGAGGTTCAagacctcaggccagatttactcttctggggttccagggttaggggattttgtgggccccctaggCTTTAGGATAGGGCCAAAATAAGGGGTTAAGTATATGGACAGGGCTatcagtgagtgggatagggatgggggtgcaggatctgagctGGAGATTGCGTgctggagggggtgagggtgcaaggtctgggtgggaggtaaggtataggaacaggctgggggtagggtgtctgaccagggggaaggggcaggaggaggctgagggcagggtgtctgggcaggagcagaggagcaggctgggggcaggagtgggcaggagacagggtagctggtagggttgccaaatggtttcaacaaaaatactggacacacttgacattacatcacaatctacattacatcttatttggaaaataccggacatttatattttctcttttatattttctcaatttgtttcccgaacagaaagctcaaatactggattgtccggttcaaaaccggacacctggcaaccctactggcctgaggggtggggcaggagcaggctgggggcagagtgtctgttcaaaggggaggggacaggagcagggtgggggtaggtgtctgtccAGGGGTAGGAacagggttggagtgtgggggcttggcaggggaggaggtgtgtgaaggggttgggggtgcagggtctggattGGGGTGGCATTTACTTGGTTTTGTTCTGTGTGCCGCTCCCAGGCTCCAGaagctttcccctctgctgttcccccagtcaggggaggggaaggggagcagcagagcacagCCACTTCTGGCTCTGGCTTCTTCCCCACAAACCCGATCCAGCAAGGAGGCTCGACCCGCCTCCCCCTATCAGCTTGCTTAGGTGCTTAAACGTTATTAAAATCCTGACAGAAGTGGAACTCAGTAGCTTTAAAATTCACTTTATCAAAAGTCTGTAAGTTCCTTTGTTCAGTCATGTTATATTGTCAATCAGtatcttctaattttttccacttgAAGAACAGAAATATATTGTGAATCACAAggaaatttttaattaaaatggctcATTCAGGGAATAGAGTTCAAACAAAAAGGGATTTCTTAGATCTAAGAGCCaagtcagggctgggcaataattttagagtGGGGGACATTTCaccaatttttgaagtggccctggactACTCTGGAAAGGGGGAAGGCATGGGTGTGCTGGgagtgcccaggcacaccctaatgtctcaaaatAAAAAGTGGTGTTGCGTTTTAATTTAATCGCATAAtacgctcttttagttttaaagtatggattgttgTATTATGCAATACGCTCCGAATTGCATAATATAGATGCTGTAGAAATTTATAGAAAGCCCGCGTTCACTCTCagcatgtcctttatgattgagtattcaataaatgttcaccttaaaaaaaattcccttggtgcacaccctaatgaaatgtgctgcgcacgcttATGGGGCAGAGCTTTGTGAagaaagggcggggccaggacatttctgtgcttctccacccccaagccctgactggcctgcaggagggggagtgaATGAAGTTTGTGCCTCCACTCCTCCACAGAGACAACTgctagctgttctgaacagctggcggtttaCTCTAAGTGCCATGCACccggcgggaggagacttcacatgctcccactgcccctaggccaattggGACCTCGGGACAGGGGGAGCtcacaaagtctcttgctccctgcccccgccctacAAGGGGCATGTGGTGCTTAgagtgaaccaccagctgttcagttGGTGGTTTGCTCTAAGTGCCACGCACctgtggcaggggaggagaccgtgattggcctgggggtggagaagcAGCGGagtgtctgtgggccagatcaacccgcttggcaggccagatttggTTCTCTTGCCAAACCCTGATCTAAGTACAtgcaacatttcaagaaagtcaGATTTGGCTTACTTTGTGTATTGCTACTTCTCCAGAAGAAATTATAAAAGTAGACAAATCAATGAATGCTGGTTCTTTTCATGTGACAGGTGTTTTAACCTTTTCTAGCTTAAATATTTTTTAGATGGTGGGGGCTAGGAAATTAAGACAAGTATACTACTAGTAGTCATGTGTGTTACACTGgtattacaaaaattaaaaacaaattcagCTAAATTTCCACTGTAATGGTCTAGCCGGTACTGGGTggtgctgtgagggtaggggactgtaCTCGaagacctttcaaggtctctttcagttctagtgttctatgattctattaaatatAACTAGAAAGTCAGCACttattaaaatgatttttacCTGAGACTTTTCTTCAATTAGGATAGTATAAAAAATCATAAAGGTCATAAACTTCCCTTGTACTAACCAAAGGCCTTATGTATCAACACAGTCGCATCTAATACCATGAGAATGGCAATGTGGTCTAGTAAAGGTATTACACTTAGGCTATGCCTAAActgcagaggtatcccagaaaagctctgccgcatccaaggaacgcatccgcttttccaaaaaaaaaaaaaggtcggaaAAACAGATGTGTTTTGtcgtcatccctgtaaacctcgttttatgaggaagaagggatgttctgaaagaggttttttttcccccaaaatttgACTCTGTGTAaacacgccaaatttcagaaaagcctctttcggaagtaaatcagaaaaagatatgcaatttgcatatcacaaattacattcctttttccaatttatctttgtagtgtagacatagccttggtttcAAGAGTTTAAGTTCAGTTCCATGATTTTCCACTGACTTACCATGTGATCTGGGACAAGTCACTTTGTGCTTCAGTTCACTAAGAAACTAGAGATAATTCATACTCACCCGTGTAAAGAGCTCTTATAACTATGGATGAAAAAGTACTTTATAAGAATTTCAGTAAGTAGTATTGTCTGAGACCCTTCTTCTGCTCTGAATTTCAAAAGTGAAGAATAAAGTTTGTTTTTGATATTTTCAGGGTGATACTCCagttctttagtttgtttgagcCCTTAAAATTATTATTCTCTTTATAACCCTAATGGACTtctattttattttctgtatatgaacatgagactttttttttcaaaatacagcaaGTGTCCTCTTTTCCTCAGGTGTTTCATCCTATCAGCTATTGAATTATGAAGACAAATCAGATGTTTCACTCTATGGTAGACGAGGAAATCAGATAATGAGTGATGTTGGGGTCAATATGGCTGGATCAGATTCTATTGCAGTAAAAGCATCATTTGGCATAGTGACCAAACATGAGGTTGAAGTACCAACATTACTTAAAGAACTTACTAGTAGGTTAGTactataatatttatattcttaGCACTAGTGATTCTATGGCTAGATTATGTGATGTTACACGTTACATTGAAATCTTCTTTGATTAGGTTTTTGTTAGGTTTTGAGCACTGTCAATCAATGAATGAGATTTGCTGTCAGATCATTTAATAAGAACAGTAGAATGGCCAGGCTGGTAATACCAGTGAACCACTGAGTCCAATATTCTGCCTTCCCACGTTGCCAGTGCCGGTTGCTTCAgctggaatgaacagaacagggcaattactgAATGTTCCATCCCCTGTCATTCAGATCCAGCTACTGGCAGTCAGAGGATTAGGGACATCCAAAGCATGGTGTTATGCCTGAAATCTAGGCTAATAGCTATGGATgagcctgtcctccatgaacttccccaattcttttttgaacctagttatacttttggcctccattggttgattgtgtgttgtgtgaagacatatttccttttgtttgttttaaacctgctgcctattaattttatagTCTAATTTGTTAGCTGCTGTTTAATTTGCCAACTACCTGTGGGTTATTTCTCCTTTAATTTTAGAAAAATTAACTTTGATCACTGCCTAGTCCGACAATCAAGAGAAAGTAGGAAAGAGGTTCTGTGTGTGGTCATGGAAAGTATTAGAACAACGCGGCAATGCTCATTATCTGTGCATGCTGGTATGCGCGGGGAAACAATGAGGGTAAATATATTTGACAGTCTTTTTTAACTAATTAAAATGTAGAGTAATATTCTTATTGCAGGGACTGTGAGCAGATTTTAATTacatttacactgatgtaaatccagagtaaaatTACAGTAGAGGTCGATGGAATTATACTGATATAAATTAAATTAGACCCTGAACATCTCTATACTGTTCATATCTAGACAAACAGCTATTCCGGTATAGACTATTGAGGTAAAATCTTGACTCCATGGATAAAGCAGGTataggctggggctggagtagaAGCAAGAACAGGGTGGGAAACAAGGCAGGAATATTGGAGCAAGGGCTGGAGCAAGGACTGGAGCAGGAAGTATAAGTGACCGCAGGGCAAGTAAGGCTGTGGGGTGATCAGCATTGAATAATGGTCTGTGGTAGGCATAGGGTTCAAGTATCAGACCGTTGACACCTCTGCTCGGTCAGCAAGTGCAATTGTTTTGAGGGAGCTCATTGGGCATTTCTGAACTTCCTGGGTTGTCTAGTAACCAGGCTGGGAGCCAGTTGTGTACCTGACACATCCATCAGAATAAGATGAATGATAGTACAGATactcccctctctctgcccagTTCCTCCTGTTGGATTAATTGGGTCTGAATAGACTACTTCTAAAAGCTGCCGATTCCTCATTAAAATGGACCAGCTATGATGCTATAGATGAGTAGGTGGAATCTGGAATGCTATAATCCATTATGAAATATAAAGGcaaactccatggctgtgtctacactggcatgattttgcgcaaatacttttaatggaagagtttttctgttaaaagtatttgcacaagagagcgtctatactggcatgtgcctttgcacaaaagatttacatttgcgcaaaagcatccatgccagtgtagacgctctcttgcgcaagaaagctccgatggccattttagtcatcgggctttcttgcgcaagaaattgttGTTACCTGcctatactggcctcttgtgcaagaacacgtgcgCAAGAGGACtcatccctgagcgggagcatcagagtatttgcacaagaagcactgatttagtacattacaacgtcagtgttcttgcgcaaatactcgcagccagtgtagacaggcggaaAGATTTTtcgcaaaatcagccgcttttgcgcaaaatcttgccaatgttgACACAGACCATAAGAAAACATTGGGCAGACAGAAAATTAGAAGATTAGTGTTCAAGTTTAGTGCAGCTAACTTTAAGAGCTGGTTTTGATAGTGTGAGCTTTACAATTTCTTCTGTAAATTTGATTCAAAGACATTTTGATATTATCCGTACCTATTCACTTTTCGAGAGAACCAGCTGCACTTTTCTTCACTCTCATGCAAAGAAAACCATAGCCTCACTGAGAAATATGATCAAAATTTCCTCctaactccagagagggagaaCAGAGAAATGAGGCGGAGAGAAGTGTGGAGGAGGAGAgaagtgaaaaataaaaataaaaagcaaaacaatatGGAAAAATAGCTGAACTGGAAAAAATACACAGAAGAAATTAGATGAGAAgttaaaaaatataattaaacaaAGACATGGGTCAGACTGAAGAACAGAAACAGTTTATATATATCAGATGTGGAATGGGATACGGTGTTTTGGCAGAGGTAGGGGAGACCAGGCATAGATCCATTGTGCGTCAGAGCTTTTGCTGAAAAAAGTTAGGAATTACTCCCTTTTATCATcactgagggcaaccagagcatgcagagaaaaaaatgcttggctgtccctcagcaaggtaggcaagcaagcagggaaacctcagaaccggctgtctggggaggaggggtcccttgaagcacaggtctcagataggcTTAGGCAACAGCCatacaaggtaactcctgacctgatgccctgccagaactgatTCCAGCCCACCTTAAATGCGtttcagcgtcctatcagtgtggatgtgctatttcaaaataccaaaatgctattttgaaatgcattttgtgtctagacgcgttatttcgaaataagctctttcgaaataatgttgtagtgtagacataccctatgagtttcCAGTAAATATCCATCCTATATTCTCCCTGTTAGGCTCTTCTTCTGCAACTTTCACTCCAGTGGTATTATTGCAAGGTTCAGTATCTCTTGCTGGGCTCTGATACTGTTGAATTAAGATTTTGTATCTTTTGTGGCATAGTCCCAGACCATGTAATATTTGAATTCCATAGGAGAATGCACCAAAGAATGGCAGCACAAGATATTGGTCCTGTccccagctggggactcttgtgcatttcaaagctagcACGCTATGTGcaacctggggccagcaggaagtcctgctgactttgGGCTCCACAcggagttccaactttgaaatgcacaagagactccactggggctcttgtacatttcaaaggaggaaagcagaagtgcccatcgactagttGAGTCGTCcatggaagtgcctatcgattactcaactagtaaattaattgatatttaacatccttaattcaaataccacatggcccctgcagctagTACCAGGATGGGGCAGACAGCAAATCTgcctgagaaggctgctggctgggagtcaagcatgtaagtctcctggccagagcctgcttcagGCACCTCAACCCTCTGTTCCCCACCcaacataacccaaaccctctgccctcctcctgcatccatatcccGTCCCAAATCCTGCTCTCCATCCCTGTCCCATGTCACAATCCTCACCCctgacctcctcctgcacccctgtcccatTCCCAAGGTTCCAACCCTAACCCCTACAGCCTCTTCTGCACCctagtctcctgccctaggttacAATCCCTTCtcgcccaaggtcacaacccaaacccctgcaccctagtcccctgccccagatcacaaaccaaacccctgcatTCCAATCCCCTGACCAAGATTggaacccaaacctctgcaccctagtcccctgccccagatcacagctgctttcttcatccaaactccctccaagacaccaccacactctctcctgcacccaatccctGCACCTTCAGCCTGGCCGAGCCTACTATGCTGCACCTAAGCCTGAGAGTGCTCCAGGCTGGCTGGGCTTGCCATGCTGCGCCACAGAttagagcagctccctgcctacccATGGTGTGGTGGGCCTGGCATGGCTGGAACAGCCCTCACTCATGATGTGGTGCAGTGGGTCTGGGCCaagtagcccctgcctgcagtgggtcTGACCTGGACAGATCAGCCTGTGGTACTTCAGGCCTGGCTAAGAGACCACCCACCTGTGACATGTCATGAGCTAGGGGGCTTCTCCAGCCTGTCCGTGCTCTCTGAGCAATTAACTGGATTAATACttgactggttaactgattaaactggaATTTACATCCGTAGTATCAGATATACTGATGCTTTCTGTGTCTCAGACTTTACTTAAGTGTAGAAAGTAATGAAGTGCAGGACATCCAAAAGGATGACATTGATATGCCGATTAGAACTAGGAACATTTTTTAGGAAGCTAGATCTTCAACTTCAAAAGAGTCTTTCCATTACTGAAAGTTCCATGCAGTATTTTAAAGTTATTACTCTGAATGTTAATTTATGTTCAAAACATTTTCCTGTAAATGTTTGCTTTTAATGCaataattgttttcttttttaaatcatagTTTCATATTATTGAGGACCAAAATCACAAGGGACGAGACAAAGCTATTGTTTTTCCAGCTCATACAACTATTGCATTTAGTGTATTTGAACTTTATATTCATTTAGATGGTAATTTTGGTAAGTAATTTTTATTATAATTGCTAATATAGTAATTTGATTCTTTAAAACTTTGCTCTTGAACAGAGACTTGACGTGTGTCAGCCCCAATCCTATCAAGATTTCTGTACATACTTAACTTTATATTTGTGAGTAGTCTGACCTCATCAGAGACTTAGTTTTAATTCACAATTAATTCTTCCTAGGATAAATGTAGGTGACATCTAAGGGTCTGGTTTATCCTAGAGAGATTTTCACAGAATTAAGTATGGCAGATAATTaaatttaagtttttaaaaaaatgaaaataacacTGTTAGTAATGAAACATTAAAAAATGCATCTGCGTATCAGTGTGTGCCTTGGCTGGTTTGTAAGGAACTCAGTCTCTTAGGGCAATCTGATCTACTTCTCCATGCAAGAATAATGTGGCATGAAGGGccattctccccttccccaagaGGCATGTCTAGAATTTGTAAACAAAACCTTTTCCTTGCCTTGGGCTTCTAT belongs to Pelodiscus sinensis isolate JC-2024 chromosome 7, ASM4963464v1, whole genome shotgun sequence and includes:
- the PJVK gene encoding pejvakin isoform X1, producing MASVTTWTSDTDTESIHYFSTAKKQSLVGDGGRLVPVPSLSEADKYQPLSLVIKKKKCFLSRKSKFASTPFTLKDILQGEKEISAGVSSYQLLNYEDKSDVSLYGRRGNQIMSDVGVNMAGSDSIAVKASFGIVTKHEVEVPTLLKELTSRKINFDHCLVRQSRESRKEVLCVVMESIRTTRQCSLSVHAGMRGETMRFHIIEDQNHKGRDKAIVFPAHTTIAFSVFELYIHLDGNFELCVTPISKGGFEKEQSGSFSLSKLRRNLFRRNKRVMDIIANSDAYLEDLFTDYYEKATSMTDISTSYLREGSHIRVNLLNNNIPKGPCALCGMGNSKRETVYGCLECSFNGQKYVRLHAVPCFDVWHKRVK